One Bombilactobacillus folatiphilus genomic window, CAAGCTAATCCACAATTTTCGTGGTCTCAGATTCTAGCTAAAACTCAAGCCAAGCTCAGACAAAAGGTGCAAGTGCGCTACGATCAAGCTTATGTTCAACAAATAAAGCAGGAAAAAGCATCCGCAATCTACAGTAGTTTGGCCTATGGAATTGCGCTCGTGATTTTGGATTTGTTTGGCACAGTTCGACTTAAATTTAATCAAACGGCAATTTATCGACGTAACTTTACTTCACCGCAACCGTTAAAGAAAATTAACGCGCAAATTAATCAAGCGCTGTTGAGTTATCTGATTTTGATTTCCTTGGTTTTTTTGTTTGTGAGCATGTTGTTTTCACAAGGATATTGGAATCAGCAAACGTTACTTTTCTGGTTGAATACAGGAATTTTTATCTTCACGACAATTGCGCTGGCTTCACTGTTGACCAGTATAGCTCAGCATCCGTATTCCATTACTGTTTTTGAGAATACCTATGTTTTAGGTTCGTGTTTTTTAGGCGGCGTTTTTGTTAATAATTCAGTTTTGCCACAGATTACGACGCAAATTGCTACGTTTACGCCAACGTATTGGTTTGTTCAGGCTAATGATGTCGTTGCCAGTCAAGTGCAATTGAGTGAATCGTTGCTGCAAAAAGATGGGATTTTACTTTTATTTGGCTTGGTCTTTTTCGTCCTACAAAAGCTATATGAGCATTTACAGAATCACCAAATGGTTACTAACTAAAAAGACTTTATTCTTGATGACCTAATTTTTGCAAATACTGCGCAAATTGTTCTTGATCAGAAATGATGCCGGCTTGTTTGGCTTCATACCAGTTAATTTTATCGTTTAAAATTTGCAGATGATGTTGAATATCTTCCAAGTTTTTCAAAAATTCAGCTTTCGTCTGTTTCAGCAATGCTAACCGTTGTGGAATAGTTTGGTCGCCTTGTGCCCGCCAATTAATATAAATTTTTAAATCTTTAATACTCATACCCGTTCCTTTTAAATGATCTAAAAATTTGAGCCAGTCTGCATCTTTGTCAGTGTAATAACGGTGACCGTTGGCGTGACGCTGCGGTTGAATTAGTTGTTCTTTTTCGTAGTAGCGTAACGTGGATTCGGATAAACCTGTTTTTTGGCTGAAAGTTCCAATTTCATAAGTTGTCATCAAAGTTTCTCCTTTATTTGTGGTTAACTTTAGGTGTTATTATAAATTGAATCATGACTAAATTGAATGCTTTAAATTAATTGACTTAAAGTCTACTTTAATTTTTATACTCGTAAAAAGATAGTCAAAAATTATAAGGGGAAGTGTTGTGATTATGGATCGTAGTAAGGTGATTGTGCATATGTACGTTTCGATTGATGGCAAAATTGATGGTCCGTATGGTAGTGGGGAGTCCAGTCGGTATTATTCTGATGAGTTGTTTAAATTAAGTAACGCTGACGGTAACGGACGACGAACGATTCAAATGTACGCGGCTTCAGGACAGCCGGATTTGAACCAATATGATATTCAGGGAATTGATTACACCGATTGGATCCCAGCTGTTCAAGCAGAAACTTGGTCGGTATCCTTTGATCGGTATGGTAAGTGCGGTTGGCAACAGAATTATTTCGCCTATAATGGACAGCAAATGCGCGCAATTGAAGTGGTGACCAAACAAGCTAGTAAACAATATTTAGCTTTTTTAAGATCTATGCAAATTCCATATTTGGTTAGTGGAAAAACTGAATTTGATTTGAATAATGTTTTGCAGAAATTAAAACGGTATTTTCAAATCGAAACTTTAGCTTTATGTGGTGGTTCCATGATTGATGGTGTTTTTTTGCAGGCACATCTTGTCGATGAGATTTCGCTAGTAGTGGCGCCGCATGTGAGTGGTGATAGTTCCCAAAAAGCTGCCTTTGATACTTTGGGTCAATTTGTAGATGATACTTTCCAGTTTCAAACGGCCAAAAAGTTGAGTGACGGTGGTGTTCATCTACTTTTTTCGAAAGAATAACATTGTAAAAAAAAACGATCTCTGTATAGAAATCGTTTTTTGTTCTAATAATAAATATTTAATACCAATCTGGTTTAGGTTTGTTTTCAGATCCGGGTTCCCATAAACCTACGCTTTGTTTCACATCGTTTCGTTTGCCAGTTAAATTGTCGATTACAAACTGCGCAATAGCTTTCCGCGAGATTTGAACCCCTGTAAAAGGTTCATTTTTAGGGCTAACCACATACGCGTTTTTCTCACCATTGTATAGCCAAGTCATGCGCATATAAGTGTAATCTAAATTACTAGCTTCGAGGACTTCGTTTCCGCGATTTTTAGCAGCTGTGATGCCTAAGATTTGTTGATTCCAAGACCAAAAAGGTTCAACCACTTCATTATCAACACCTAAAACGCCAGCTTGAATGATACGCTGAACACCATTTACTTCCATCGCTTGGACAACTAATTGTGTCGTGGACTTTTTGTCAAAATCCATGAAAACAGCATCTTGATTTTTCATAGCATGACTCAATTGTTTAAAGTCATTAGCATCACCAGTGATTTTTTGAACATTTTGGTACGGCAAATCGTCCGCATGTGAACTAAATAAAGTTAATTGTAATTCAGTTTGTTCTTTTAGCATCGGAATCAAATAGCGGGGAATTTGACCGCCAGCGCCAATAATTAGTAAATTTTTCGATTTAATCTCCTTCTTTCTCAATAAATTAACAGGAGTATACTCCCTCAAGTTAACTTGAAGGCAAGCGTTACGAACCAAAATGAAAACGCGCCTTGTCTAAATGAGGCACGTTTCTCAATCCAACATTTTTTGTTTGATATATCCCTGGTCAATTAATTTTTTTCGTAATTGCAACATAGCGGTGTAAGTTGCCAAAATATAAATTTTGTCGGTCGATTGCTGTTGGATTGCTTGTAAAAAAGAATCCAGACTTGCTTGATTACTCAATTTGTTTTCGGGTGTGCCTGCAATTTGAAAACGCAAATTAATATCTTGCCAACGTTCGCCACCGGTAATGACTTGACTAATCTGGTCAAAAGGTAGTTCCTCAAAATTACTATCCCAAATCCAACTGGTGTCAATCCCGTCAGCATAATTGGCATTTAACAGAAAGCCTAATAAATAAGGTTCTTTTTCAAAATTTAAGGTAGTAATCACTTGGTTTAAGCCAACTGGATTTTTAACTAAAATGATAGTTAATTGCTTTTGCTGCAAATTGATCACTTCTTGGCGTCCGAAAACTTGCTCGTTGTAACTAAAAGCTTCTTTAATTTGATTGGGCGAAACGGCGAACTCACTGCCCACCGCATAAGCTGCCAAGGCATTATAAATATTATACATACCACCAATATTAATGATAAAATCATTTCGATCAATACTAAAACTGGACTGGTTGGGCATTAACTCATCAACTTGAGTTACTTGATAATCCAAATTGGGACGTTGAAAATGACAGTTAGGGCAAAAATAATCGCCTAAATTAGCGTAAGTCAGCATGCGGTAGTGCATAATATGCTGACATTTGGGGCAAAGCACGCCATCAACATTAAAGTCCGCACGCAAATCTTCCTTAGCTTGTTCTTTATTTTGAAAACCATAATAAATTTTGGAATTAGGTAAATCCTCAACATTAAAAATAGCCGCGTCAGCGTTGATAATTAATTTAGCTTGTGGTGCCAATTTGATACCAGCACGAATTTTTTTCCAGGTTGTATAAATTTCACCATAACGATCCATCTGATCGCGAAAAATATTAGTTAGCACAAAAGCGCTGGGCGTCATGGCTTGACAAATAGCTTCTACATTAGCTTCATCAACTTCTAAAATCGCGATTTTGGCATTGCTACTGGACTGACTTAAAAAAGTCGTAGTGATCCCTTGAACCATATTGGAACCAGTGGAATTAGTCAAAACTTCATCGTATTTTTCTTGCAGAATTTTTGTAATCAAAGATGTGGTTAAAGTTTTCCCGTTTGTTCCAGTTACCAAAATCACTTGATAATCACGACTTAATTCCTTTAAGACATTTGGATCCAAGCGGTAGGCCAATTTGCCGGGCAAAGAACTACCGCGATGAAATATATTGTGCAAAATTTGATAAGACCAACGTCCGCAGAAAACAGCTAGTTTGGATTTTAAACTCATGAACAACCACCCATATTAATTAATAAAAAAATCATACCATAAATTCAATAATTACGGCGTGACAGAATGATAATTTATATAGAAGTTTTATTAGATTTGGGTATAATGGTAAACAGTGAATCTAAATATAAAGAGGTTTTTGGTAATGGCACAATTATTCTTTCGCTATGGTGCGATGAATGCGGGCAAATCTATCGAAGTCCTCAAAGTTGCTCATAATTATGAAGAGCAAGGCAAGCATGTCTTGTTACTGACTAGTGGTTTGGATAATCGTAATGGCGTGGGTAAGATTGCGAGTCGCATTGGACTGGAGCGAGATGCACGAGCTTTACAACGTGAAGAAGATTTGTTGGAAATTGTTCGAAAGCAAACAGATCCCATTTCTTGTATTTTAATTGATGAGGCGCAATTTTTAACGGAATCACAAGTTTGCCAAGCTGCCCATGTTGTGGATGATTTTAATATTCCAGTGATGGCGTTTGGTCTCAAAAATGATTCGATGAACAAGTTATTTACTGGTTCACAGGCACTATTGATTTATGCTGACAAAATTGAAGAAATGAAAACTATTTGCTGGTTTTGTGAGAAAAAAGCTACGATGAACTTGCGCATTACCAATGGTCAACCCGATTATGGTGGTGAACAATTGCATATCGGTGGTAATGAGTCTTATTATCCGGTCTGCCGTAAACACTATTGGCATCCTAAAATTGAAGGTGAAAGCTAAAATGGATAAAGTATTTGATCAATTAGAAGGTTTAGTGGAACGCTTTGAAGAATTACAAGAAATGATGAGCGATCCCGAAATAATTAGTGATACACCGCGTTATTTGAAAATTTCTAAAGAAGCAGCTAGTATGCAAGAAGTTGTGGAGCAGTTTCAAAAATATCAACAATTAAAATCGGACATTGCTGAAAGTCGTGAAGTTCTGAGTGAAAGCCACGACGCTGAGCTGGAAGAACTTGCTAAGGAAGATTTGGCAGAGATGGAACCACAATTAACAACAATTGAAGAAAAAATTAAATTGTTGATGATTCCTAAGGATCCTAATGATGATAAGAATATTATTATGGAGATTCGGGGGGCTGCTGGTGGTGATGAAGCTAGTTTGTTTGCTGGTGACTTATTAAATATGTATGAACACTATGCTGAAAATCAAGGTTGGAAGTTTGAAATTATTGACGAAACCAAAACGGAAGTCGGCGGTTTTAAAGAAGTTGCGATCATGATTACGGGACAAAATGTCTATTCCAAACTCAAATTTGAAAATGGCGCACACCGAGTTCAGCGCATTCCAGCGACAGAATCTGCCGGACGGGTGCATACTTCAACAGCAACCGTAGCTGTCATGCCAGAATATGATGAAGTGGATTTAGAAATTGATCCTAAAGATATTCGTGTGGATGTTTATCGCTCTTCTGGTGCTGGTGGTCAGCACATTAACAAAACTTCTTCGGCGGTACGGATGACGCATTTGCCAACCGGAATTGTTGTTGCAATGCAGGATCAGCGTTCTCAACAACAAAATCGGGAAAAAGCGATGCAAATTTTGCGTTCTAGAGTTTATGACTATTATGAATCACAGAATCAAAGTAGTTACGATGCCGAACGTAAGCAAGCTGTCGGTACCGGTGATCGTTCAGAACGTATTCGCACTTATAATTATCCACAAAATCGTGTGACAGATCATCGAATTGGTTTGTCGTTAAATAAACTAGATAAAATCATGGGTGGTCAATTAGATGATGTGATTGATGCTTTGATTTTGTCTGATCAAACACAGAAATTGGAGCAGATTCAAGATGGTTCCACCAAATTATACTAACGCCCTCCAATGGGCTTTTTTAATGCTTCAAGATCTAAAACAAGGAGCAGAGGTTGCACAATATTTGCTGTTAGAATTGACGCATTGGACCCCAACGCAGTTGCAGTTCCATGCTCAAGATCAATTAACGGCGCAGTTATGGTCACAATATCAAATGGTGGTTCAAACTGCGCAAACTGGACGTCCACCGCAATATATTTTGGGTGAAGCCTGGTTTTATGGACGACAGTTTCATGTTAATAAAGATACATTAATTCCACGTCAGGATAGTGAAGCGATGATTGCCCAAATTTTACAGGATCAATCTACGGGCAGCTTGCTGGAATTAGGAACAGGTTCCGGAGCCTTAGCCTTAACTTTGGCGTTGGAAGGACATTATCAAACCGTTACAGTGACTGATATTAGTGATGGTGCGCTGGCGGTTGCGGCACAGAATGCACAAAAATGCCAAGTGTCATTGAATCTTCTTCTAGGAGATTTGTTTGCTCCAGTCAAGGACCAGCAATTTGACACAATTGTGTTTAATCCTCCGTATATTAGTCGTGTGGAGACTTCTTATATGGATCAATCAGTGTTAGATTTTGAGCCCCATCAGGCACTGTTTGCTCCTGAAGATGGTCTTCAGTATTATCGTTTGATTTTTGCTGAATTTCAACAATATCTAACGCCCAATGGTCGACTTTATTTAGAATTTGGCTTTCAACAACAAGCAAAAATTAGTAAAATGTTTCAAGAACAGGTAACAGGTTACCAGTTAGATTTTTATCATGATTTAGCTGGTCAACCACGATTTCTTCGAATCCAAAGTGAAAAGAGGTGAGACAATTGTTGGAAACAAAGATGTTTACTAAAAATGATATTGCTCAAGCAGCAAAACTATTGGCTGAGGGGCAATTGGTGGCGTTTCCTACGGAAACAGTTTATGGTTTGGGTGCTGACGCTACAAATCCCCAAGCAGCAGCGGCGGTCTATCAAGCAAAAGGGCGTCCTAGCGATAATCCGTTAATTGTTCATGTTAATAGTGCTAATATGGTTTGGCAGTACGCTGCTCCAACTTATCAAAATGTTGCGACAAAATTAATGCAGACCTTTTGGCCAGGTCCATTAACCATTATCTTGCCTGTTGCTCAAGATAAATTATCTAAAACGGTGACTGGTGGTTTACAAACAGCTGCATTCCGCATGCCCGATAATCAGTTAACATTACAACTAATTACGCAGTTAGGTAAACCTTTAGTAGGGCCTTCAGCCAATACGTCAGGTAAGCCGAGTCCTACTTTGCCAGAGCATGTTTATCATGATTTACATGGCAAAATCGCAGGGATTTTGGCAGACGGTCCAACGCGTGTAGGTTTGGAATCAACAGTCCTAGATTTGACCAGTTCAGTGCCTACAATTTTGCGTCCGGGCGCCTTAACCCAAGAACAGTTAGCGCAAGTTATTGGTACAGTTCAAAGTAGTCATCATAAAGTTCAAGCGGGTGAAATTCCTAAGGCACCGGGCATGAAATATAAACACTATGCGCCTAAGGCTCAAGTTGTGATTGTTGATCATCCTAATGATTTTGAAGCGGCATTAACTTGGGTGCAACAGACAACGAAAACTTTTGCAGTCATGGCAACTGATGCAATTTTACAAAAATTAGATCTGTCCCAGGCAACAGCCACGTTTTCGTTAGGTGATTCATTAGAATCAGCTAGTCATTTATTGTTTGCTGGCTTGCGGCAATTTGATCTGAATGAAGATATTGAGTATATTTTGGCTCAAGGTAGTGATGATCAAGATTTAGGCATTGCTTATATGAATCGTTTGAACAAATCTGCAGGTAATAATCATTTTAAATAATAGGAGGACAATCATGTCTAAATTTACA contains:
- a CDS encoding ABC transporter permease produces the protein MNIYKVTWKLIYKNLGILFLGTVVTLFMMIFIAQDFINSKSSLDEPKIAILGCKKSITARNLAQYLTQQTKIQSLKKQANAVDDALYYRQIDGVIYLPSDLQQQLQAGHQIKLNTKYATNQAASLVDGMVDQYFNTLTAFKQANPQFSWSQILAKTQAKLRQKVQVRYDQAYVQQIKQEKASAIYSSLAYGIALVILDLFGTVRLKFNQTAIYRRNFTSPQPLKKINAQINQALLSYLILISLVFLFVSMLFSQGYWNQQTLLFWLNTGIFIFTTIALASLLTSIAQHPYSITVFENTYVLGSCFLGGVFVNNSVLPQITTQIATFTPTYWFVQANDVVASQVQLSESLLQKDGILLLFGLVFFVLQKLYEHLQNHQMVTN
- a CDS encoding MerR family transcriptional regulator; this translates as MTTYEIGTFSQKTGLSESTLRYYEKEQLIQPQRHANGHRYYTDKDADWLKFLDHLKGTGMSIKDLKIYINWRAQGDQTIPQRLALLKQTKAEFLKNLEDIQHHLQILNDKINWYEAKQAGIISDQEQFAQYLQKLGHQE
- a CDS encoding dihydrofolate reductase family protein, with translation MDRSKVIVHMYVSIDGKIDGPYGSGESSRYYSDELFKLSNADGNGRRTIQMYAASGQPDLNQYDIQGIDYTDWIPAVQAETWSVSFDRYGKCGWQQNYFAYNGQQMRAIEVVTKQASKQYLAFLRSMQIPYLVSGKTEFDLNNVLQKLKRYFQIETLALCGGSMIDGVFLQAHLVDEISLVVAPHVSGDSSQKAAFDTLGQFVDDTFQFQTAKKLSDGGVHLLFSKE
- a CDS encoding NAD(P)H-binding protein, with product MRKKEIKSKNLLIIGAGGQIPRYLIPMLKEQTELQLTLFSSHADDLPYQNVQKITGDANDFKQLSHAMKNQDAVFMDFDKKSTTQLVVQAMEVNGVQRIIQAGVLGVDNEVVEPFWSWNQQILGITAAKNRGNEVLEASNLDYTYMRMTWLYNGEKNAYVVSPKNEPFTGVQISRKAIAQFVIDNLTGKRNDVKQSVGLWEPGSENKPKPDWY
- a CDS encoding Mur ligase family protein; protein product: MSLKSKLAVFCGRWSYQILHNIFHRGSSLPGKLAYRLDPNVLKELSRDYQVILVTGTNGKTLTTSLITKILQEKYDEVLTNSTGSNMVQGITTTFLSQSSSNAKIAILEVDEANVEAICQAMTPSAFVLTNIFRDQMDRYGEIYTTWKKIRAGIKLAPQAKLIINADAAIFNVEDLPNSKIYYGFQNKEQAKEDLRADFNVDGVLCPKCQHIMHYRMLTYANLGDYFCPNCHFQRPNLDYQVTQVDELMPNQSSFSIDRNDFIINIGGMYNIYNALAAYAVGSEFAVSPNQIKEAFSYNEQVFGRQEVINLQQKQLTIILVKNPVGLNQVITTLNFEKEPYLLGFLLNANYADGIDTSWIWDSNFEELPFDQISQVITGGERWQDINLRFQIAGTPENKLSNQASLDSFLQAIQQQSTDKIYILATYTAMLQLRKKLIDQGYIKQKMLD
- a CDS encoding thymidine kinase codes for the protein MAQLFFRYGAMNAGKSIEVLKVAHNYEEQGKHVLLLTSGLDNRNGVGKIASRIGLERDARALQREEDLLEIVRKQTDPISCILIDEAQFLTESQVCQAAHVVDDFNIPVMAFGLKNDSMNKLFTGSQALLIYADKIEEMKTICWFCEKKATMNLRITNGQPDYGGEQLHIGGNESYYPVCRKHYWHPKIEGES
- the prfA gene encoding peptide chain release factor 1, whose product is MDKVFDQLEGLVERFEELQEMMSDPEIISDTPRYLKISKEAASMQEVVEQFQKYQQLKSDIAESREVLSESHDAELEELAKEDLAEMEPQLTTIEEKIKLLMIPKDPNDDKNIIMEIRGAAGGDEASLFAGDLLNMYEHYAENQGWKFEIIDETKTEVGGFKEVAIMITGQNVYSKLKFENGAHRVQRIPATESAGRVHTSTATVAVMPEYDEVDLEIDPKDIRVDVYRSSGAGGQHINKTSSAVRMTHLPTGIVVAMQDQRSQQQNREKAMQILRSRVYDYYESQNQSSYDAERKQAVGTGDRSERIRTYNYPQNRVTDHRIGLSLNKLDKIMGGQLDDVIDALILSDQTQKLEQIQDGSTKLY
- the prmC gene encoding peptide chain release factor N(5)-glutamine methyltransferase yields the protein MLQDLKQGAEVAQYLLLELTHWTPTQLQFHAQDQLTAQLWSQYQMVVQTAQTGRPPQYILGEAWFYGRQFHVNKDTLIPRQDSEAMIAQILQDQSTGSLLELGTGSGALALTLALEGHYQTVTVTDISDGALAVAAQNAQKCQVSLNLLLGDLFAPVKDQQFDTIVFNPPYISRVETSYMDQSVLDFEPHQALFAPEDGLQYYRLIFAEFQQYLTPNGRLYLEFGFQQQAKISKMFQEQVTGYQLDFYHDLAGQPRFLRIQSEKR
- a CDS encoding L-threonylcarbamoyladenylate synthase, with translation METKMFTKNDIAQAAKLLAEGQLVAFPTETVYGLGADATNPQAAAAVYQAKGRPSDNPLIVHVNSANMVWQYAAPTYQNVATKLMQTFWPGPLTIILPVAQDKLSKTVTGGLQTAAFRMPDNQLTLQLITQLGKPLVGPSANTSGKPSPTLPEHVYHDLHGKIAGILADGPTRVGLESTVLDLTSSVPTILRPGALTQEQLAQVIGTVQSSHHKVQAGEIPKAPGMKYKHYAPKAQVVIVDHPNDFEAALTWVQQTTKTFAVMATDAILQKLDLSQATATFSLGDSLESASHLLFAGLRQFDLNEDIEYILAQGSDDQDLGIAYMNRLNKSAGNNHFK